A single genomic interval of Natronoarchaeum philippinense harbors:
- a CDS encoding efflux RND transporter permease subunit — translation MNRGPVDRYADALVEHSRLVIVVLLAATLIVGAGAALGDAGDGGIGQFETESEERAALDEIEATYGTDDAIVTQIVVRDEGGDVLTKESLLDGLELQQELRTDDSINSTLQAESPVVGVENVVATAAYYEEQAGAGNQTNASAAGPPTIDQQIAALSSRSDAEVESLLDRVLDPETETRGGDPYQFLPSDYQPGSTTADARITFVFQTTGEETSQQAAYDAQLAIDALVEERFDDAFVFGQGITDDASTRAVGDSFTIITPVALVLVLGVLAIAYRDVVDVLIGVFGIAVVMVWLAGIQGWLEIPSSQLLIAVPFLLIGLSIDYSLHVVMRYREAREGNLDTDDGSTGRRDPTTAMRMGVAGVAVALAAATFSTGIGFLSNYVSPLVAIQDFALLSAGGILAAFIVFTALVPAVKVEVERLFDRFGRERRKPAVGVSSGRINRALSAAGSLARRAPIGIVVVAVVLASVGAYGATGIDTEFNRTDFLPEDAPDWAESLPGPLAPGEFDVRQNAEYLGENFRQRGQGAEAQVLIRGSVTDPAALTAIESATSQSDPNDALADRPGGAVAAETPVTVLRSVAAENESLAAAIDARDSDGDGLPDEDVAGVYDVLFDVAPEQAAGVLYRTDGGDYESARLTVGVQGDASAQTVADDVRAFAASIEANAPVTAVATGGPVVTAVLQDALLETLIQALAVTIVVIGVFLTGLYWWRHGTPEMAAVTLAPVVLALAWLLGTMALFDVPFNSETAVVTSLAIGLGVDYSIHFSERFVDERRRRDDADEALAATIAGTGGALLGSAATTAIGFGVLALALAPPLQRFGIVTGLSIIYAFVACITVLPSLLVLRERALERFTSHGSAASGD, via the coding sequence ATGAACCGGGGACCGGTCGATCGGTACGCCGACGCGCTGGTCGAGCACAGCCGGCTCGTGATCGTCGTCCTGCTGGCCGCGACGCTGATCGTCGGAGCCGGGGCGGCGCTGGGGGACGCCGGCGACGGCGGCATCGGCCAGTTCGAGACCGAGTCCGAGGAGCGGGCCGCGCTCGACGAGATCGAAGCGACCTACGGCACCGACGACGCCATCGTCACCCAGATCGTCGTCCGCGACGAGGGCGGCGACGTGCTGACGAAGGAGTCGCTGCTCGACGGGCTGGAACTCCAACAGGAGCTGCGGACCGACGACTCGATCAACAGCACGCTCCAGGCCGAGAGTCCGGTCGTCGGCGTCGAGAACGTCGTCGCCACGGCGGCGTACTACGAGGAACAGGCCGGGGCGGGCAACCAGACGAACGCCAGCGCCGCCGGGCCGCCGACGATCGACCAGCAGATCGCGGCGCTGTCCTCGCGGTCCGACGCCGAAGTGGAGTCCTTGCTCGACCGCGTCCTCGATCCCGAGACCGAGACGCGCGGCGGCGACCCCTACCAGTTCCTGCCGTCGGACTACCAGCCCGGCTCGACCACCGCCGACGCCCGGATCACGTTCGTGTTCCAGACCACCGGCGAGGAAACCAGCCAGCAGGCGGCCTACGACGCACAGCTTGCGATCGACGCGCTGGTCGAGGAGCGGTTCGACGACGCGTTCGTCTTCGGGCAGGGGATCACCGACGACGCGTCGACTCGCGCCGTCGGGGACAGTTTCACCATCATCACGCCCGTCGCGCTGGTGCTGGTGCTCGGGGTGCTTGCGATCGCCTACCGGGACGTCGTCGACGTGCTGATCGGCGTGTTCGGCATCGCCGTCGTGATGGTCTGGCTCGCGGGGATACAGGGCTGGCTGGAGATCCCCTCCAGCCAGTTGCTGATCGCGGTCCCCTTCCTGCTGATCGGGCTGAGCATCGACTACTCGCTCCACGTCGTGATGCGGTATCGTGAGGCCAGAGAGGGCAATCTCGATACCGACGACGGATCGACCGGCCGGCGCGATCCGACCACGGCGATGCGGATGGGCGTCGCCGGCGTCGCGGTCGCGCTGGCGGCGGCGACGTTCTCGACGGGGATCGGCTTCCTCTCGAACTACGTCAGCCCGCTGGTGGCGATTCAGGACTTTGCGCTGTTGTCGGCGGGCGGCATCCTCGCGGCGTTTATCGTGTTCACCGCGCTGGTGCCGGCAGTAAAAGTAGAGGTCGAGCGCCTGTTCGATCGGTTCGGCCGAGAACGCCGGAAACCGGCCGTCGGCGTCTCCAGCGGGCGGATCAACCGAGCGCTCTCCGCGGCGGGCTCGCTCGCCCGACGGGCGCCGATCGGCATCGTCGTCGTCGCGGTGGTGTTGGCGTCGGTGGGCGCCTACGGCGCGACCGGCATCGACACCGAGTTCAACCGCACCGACTTCCTGCCCGAGGACGCCCCCGACTGGGCCGAATCGCTGCCCGGACCGCTCGCGCCCGGCGAGTTCGACGTGCGCCAGAACGCCGAGTACCTCGGCGAGAACTTCCGCCAGCGCGGGCAGGGCGCCGAGGCACAAGTGCTGATACGTGGGTCGGTGACCGATCCAGCCGCCCTGACGGCGATCGAGAGCGCCACCAGCCAGAGCGACCCGAACGACGCGCTGGCCGACCGGCCGGGCGGCGCCGTCGCGGCCGAGACACCGGTGACGGTGCTCCGTTCGGTCGCCGCCGAAAACGAGTCGCTGGCGGCCGCGATCGACGCCCGCGATAGCGATGGCGACGGACTCCCCGACGAGGACGTTGCGGGCGTCTACGACGTGCTGTTCGACGTGGCGCCCGAGCAGGCCGCCGGCGTACTCTATCGCACGGACGGCGGGGACTACGAGTCCGCCCGGCTGACGGTCGGCGTGCAGGGCGACGCCTCCGCTCAGACTGTCGCAGACGACGTGCGCGCGTTCGCGGCGTCGATTGAGGCCAACGCCCCGGTGACGGCCGTCGCCACCGGCGGACCCGTCGTCACGGCGGTGCTGCAGGACGCCCTGCTGGAGACGCTGATTCAGGCGCTGGCGGTCACGATCGTCGTGATCGGCGTCTTCCTGACCGGGCTGTACTGGTGGCGTCACGGCACGCCCGAGATGGCCGCCGTCACGCTCGCGCCGGTCGTGCTCGCGCTGGCGTGGCTGCTGGGCACGATGGCGCTGTTCGACGTGCCGTTCAACAGCGAAACGGCCGTCGTGACGAGCTTAGCAATCGGACTGGGCGTCGACTACAGCATCCACTTCTCCGAGCGCTTCGTCGACGAACGCAGGCGACGAGACGACGCCGACGAGGCGCTGGCGGCGACCATCGCCGGCACCGGCGGCGCGCTGCTCGGAAGCGCCGCGACGACGGCGATCGGCTTCGGCGTCCTCGCGCTGGCGCTGGCGCCGCCGCTCCAGCGCTTTGGCATCGTGACGGGACTGAGCATCATCTACGCCTTCGTCGCCTGTATCACGGTGCTGCCGAGCCTGCTGGTGCTCCGCGAGCGCGCGCTCGAACGCTTTACCAGCCACGGGAGCGCGGCCAGCGGCGACTGA
- a CDS encoding valine--tRNA ligase, producing MSADGDEQAGDGLDGGYDADAVEPKWQDHWVEAETYAYEGDPEQDPNTTYAIDTPPPTVSGSLHMGHLYGHTLQDFAARFQRMYDGDVLFPFGYDDNGIASERLTERDLGIRHQEFERREFQQKCREVCQDYEAAFTDQMQSLGCSIDWDHTYKTIEPRVQRVSQLSFLDLYEKGREYRKKAPAIWCPDCETAISQVEMEDDERGSHFNDIAFDVVGDDAPRDEFVISTTRPELIPACVSVFVHPDDEDNQDLVGESARVPIFGHEVPIIADERVDMEKGSGVVMCCTFGDQKDIEWYQAHDLPLRVAIDESATMTDLAGDYEGMSTEEAREAIVEDLEETGDLRDRWEISHAVQVHERCDTPVEYRVSKQWYVEILDHKEEYLDAGREMDWYPEKMFTRYEHWIEGLEWDWLISRQRDSGIPFPVWYCESCDEPVMADKADLPVDPLSDEPPVDACPECGHDEFEAEEDVFDTWATSSLTPLINAGWDWDAEDEAFSMDHPELYPFDLRPQGHDIISFWLFHTIVKCYEHTGEVPFDATLINGHVLDENREKMSKSRGNVVDPENVMEEYPVDAIRYWAASASVGDDFPFKEQDLVTGEKLLRKLWNASKLVDQLTPDGAVEEPDELDPIDEWLLARQDAVIGSLTEKLEDYQISKARNELRVFFWNTFCDDYLEIAKQRLDSEDSQSTAYALQTAHKRFVELFAPLLPHITEEIWQSLYADESTDDDSVHLRDWPTPSGYDADLASGETALEVIGALRRYKSEHQLALNAELDRVEVYGRIDGFEDVVRDVMHVEELDAFDEAADVTTEIAEISLDYSQVGPKYGEKVGEIDAALESGEYELDDGALHVADEELGADLFEVREERTYAGEGEMIEADELVVVVQN from the coding sequence ATGAGCGCTGACGGCGACGAGCAGGCTGGAGACGGCCTCGACGGCGGCTACGACGCCGACGCGGTCGAGCCCAAGTGGCAGGACCACTGGGTCGAGGCCGAGACCTACGCCTACGAGGGCGACCCCGAGCAGGACCCCAACACCACCTACGCCATCGACACGCCGCCGCCGACGGTGTCGGGCAGCCTCCACATGGGGCATCTCTACGGTCACACGCTCCAAGACTTCGCCGCCCGCTTCCAGCGGATGTACGACGGCGACGTGCTCTTTCCCTTCGGCTACGACGACAACGGCATCGCCTCGGAACGCCTGACCGAGCGCGATCTCGGGATTCGCCATCAGGAGTTCGAGCGCCGCGAGTTCCAACAGAAGTGCCGCGAGGTCTGTCAGGACTACGAGGCGGCCTTCACCGACCAGATGCAGTCGCTGGGCTGCTCGATCGACTGGGATCACACGTACAAGACGATCGAACCGCGCGTCCAGCGCGTCTCCCAGCTTTCCTTCCTCGATCTCTACGAGAAGGGCCGCGAGTACCGCAAGAAGGCGCCAGCGATCTGGTGTCCCGACTGCGAGACGGCGATCTCGCAGGTCGAGATGGAAGACGACGAGCGCGGCTCGCACTTCAACGACATCGCGTTCGACGTTGTCGGCGACGACGCTCCCCGCGACGAGTTCGTCATCTCGACGACCCGTCCCGAGCTGATCCCCGCTTGCGTCTCGGTGTTCGTCCACCCCGACGACGAGGACAATCAGGATCTCGTCGGCGAGTCCGCGCGCGTCCCGATCTTCGGCCACGAGGTGCCGATCATCGCCGACGAGCGCGTCGACATGGAGAAAGGCAGCGGCGTCGTGATGTGCTGTACGTTCGGCGACCAGAAGGACATCGAGTGGTATCAGGCCCACGACCTCCCCCTGCGCGTGGCGATCGACGAGTCCGCGACGATGACCGATCTGGCCGGCGACTACGAGGGCATGTCGACCGAGGAGGCCCGCGAGGCCATCGTCGAGGATTTGGAAGAAACCGGCGACCTTCGGGACCGCTGGGAGATCTCCCACGCCGTGCAGGTCCACGAGCGCTGTGACACGCCCGTCGAGTACCGCGTCTCCAAGCAGTGGTACGTCGAGATCCTCGACCACAAAGAGGAGTACCTCGATGCCGGCCGGGAGATGGACTGGTACCCCGAGAAGATGTTCACCCGGTACGAACACTGGATCGAGGGCCTAGAGTGGGACTGGCTGATCTCGCGCCAGCGCGACTCGGGCATCCCGTTCCCGGTGTGGTACTGCGAGTCCTGCGACGAGCCAGTCATGGCCGACAAGGCGGACCTGCCGGTCGATCCGCTCTCTGACGAGCCGCCGGTCGACGCCTGCCCCGAGTGTGGCCACGACGAGTTCGAGGCAGAAGAGGACGTCTTCGACACGTGGGCGACCTCCTCGCTGACGCCGCTGATCAACGCCGGCTGGGACTGGGACGCAGAGGACGAGGCGTTCTCGATGGATCACCCCGAACTCTACCCCTTCGACCTGCGCCCGCAGGGCCACGACATCATCTCCTTTTGGCTGTTCCACACGATTGTCAAGTGCTACGAGCACACCGGCGAGGTGCCCTTCGACGCGACGCTGATCAACGGGCACGTCTTGGACGAGAACCGCGAGAAGATGTCCAAGTCGCGGGGCAACGTCGTCGACCCCGAGAACGTGATGGAGGAATACCCCGTCGACGCGATCCGCTACTGGGCCGCCAGCGCGTCGGTCGGCGACGACTTCCCGTTCAAGGAACAGGATCTCGTCACCGGCGAGAAGCTGCTGCGCAAGCTCTGGAACGCCTCGAAGCTGGTCGACCAGCTCACGCCCGACGGCGCCGTCGAGGAGCCCGACGAACTGGACCCGATCGACGAGTGGCTGCTGGCCCGCCAAGACGCCGTGATCGGGAGCCTCACCGAGAAGTTAGAGGACTACCAGATCTCGAAGGCGCGCAACGAACTGCGCGTGTTCTTCTGGAACACGTTCTGCGACGACTACCTCGAAATCGCCAAGCAGCGCCTCGACAGCGAGGACAGCCAGTCGACGGCCTACGCCCTGCAGACCGCTCACAAGCGCTTCGTCGAGCTGTTCGCTCCCCTGCTGCCCCACATCACCGAGGAGATCTGGCAGTCGCTGTACGCCGACGAGTCGACCGACGACGACAGCGTCCACCTGCGCGACTGGCCGACGCCGTCGGGCTACGACGCCGACCTCGCATCCGGCGAGACGGCGCTCGAAGTCATCGGCGCGCTCCGCCGATACAAGAGCGAGCACCAGCTCGCGCTCAACGCCGAACTCGACCGCGTCGAGGTGTACGGCCGCATCGACGGGTTCGAGGACGTCGTCCGCGACGTGATGCACGTCGAGGAACTCGACGCGTTCGACGAGGCAGCCGACGTGACGACCGAAATCGCCGAGATCAGCCTCGACTACTCGCAGGTCGGGCCGAAGTACGGCGAGAAGGTCGGCGAGATCGACGCCGCCCTAGAGAGTGGCGAGTACGAACTCGACGACGGCGCGCTCCACGTCGCCGACGAGGAACTCGGCGCGGACCTGTTCGAGGTGCGCGAGGAACGCACCTACGCCGGCGAGGGCGAGATGATCGAGGCCGACGAGCTGGTCGTCGTCGTTCAGAACTGA
- a CDS encoding DUF1405 domain-containing protein gives MRTTPERDRLPRWLAPVPDAVEDLGLRFVWVVVAINLVGTAFGFWFYAFETGQLLDTQLVMWPWVPDSPAATLLAAGAFASWARGNRREWLSALAFFGNVILGLWTPYVLLVFADTYLAYQHPAMYLFLFFSHLAMVVQALVIYRISDFPPEAVGVAVAWYGLDLVVDFFVPVVGEPHHTIIPVERSTPMWLGADALDVVAAGAVAFTLLATYLSLAIRSKKLERRQSGSGSG, from the coding sequence ATGCGAACGACTCCCGAACGCGACAGGTTGCCGCGGTGGCTCGCTCCGGTCCCCGACGCCGTCGAGGATCTCGGACTCCGGTTCGTCTGGGTAGTCGTGGCGATCAACCTCGTCGGGACCGCCTTCGGTTTCTGGTTCTACGCCTTCGAGACGGGCCAGTTGCTCGACACGCAACTGGTCATGTGGCCGTGGGTCCCCGACAGCCCCGCCGCGACGCTGCTTGCAGCCGGTGCCTTCGCCTCGTGGGCCCGCGGAAATCGCCGGGAGTGGCTCAGCGCACTGGCCTTCTTCGGCAACGTGATTCTCGGCCTTTGGACGCCGTACGTCCTGCTCGTGTTCGCCGACACGTACCTCGCGTACCAACACCCCGCGATGTACCTCTTCTTGTTCTTCAGCCACCTCGCCATGGTGGTGCAAGCGCTGGTGATCTACCGGATCAGCGACTTCCCGCCCGAGGCGGTCGGCGTCGCCGTCGCGTGGTACGGGCTCGACCTCGTCGTCGACTTCTTCGTCCCCGTCGTCGGCGAGCCCCACCACACGATCATTCCCGTCGAGCGCTCGACGCCGATGTGGCTGGGGGCCGACGCGCTCGATGTCGTCGCCGCGGGCGCGGTGGCGTTCACGCTGCTGGCGACGTATCTCTCGCTGGCGATCCGCTCGAAGAAGCTAGAGCGCCGGCAGTCAGGATCAGGGAGCGGCTGA